From Bradyrhizobium sp. 4:
TTGGCAGACACCGGATTGTCGGTCGTATCCGAGACGATGCTGTCCCATCCAGTACGCCGTGCCCTTGCCTCGATCACCCGCATCATCCTGCACTGGCGGTCACGTCCCCGGTGCCGCTGCAACACACCGACCCTGGAGAAATAACCGCCATTTCGAATGTGCGTTGACGGCACGACACCGGCAAAAGCTACTGCCTCATCGCCGTGATAGGCAAGCCACCACGCCCCCAACTCGAATCGTGGCAAGGCAGCCGCATCGAAGAACGTCGACTGATGCAGATCCGCCAATGTGTCGGCGATGTCGTCATCGGATGCATCGACAATGCGAATTCTGTACATGGGATGATCCATT
This genomic window contains:
- a CDS encoding GNAT family N-acetyltransferase, which translates into the protein MYRIRIVDASDDDIADTLADLHQSTFFDAAALPRFELGAWWLAYHGDEAVAFAGVVPSTHIRNGGYFSRVGVLQRHRGRDRQCRMMRVIEARARRTGWDSIVSDTTDNPVSANNFIRAGYRLFEPQVPWAWAHTLYWRKRLR